The DNA region ACAGGTTCGGCGAACCGAGCAGGCTGAGGAACTGCGCCTTGAGTGCGGGGCCGTCGGCCGGACGGTCGAGCGAGGCAGCGGTGTCGGCCTGCAGTGCGTCGATCCAGGTCGGGTAGGCGACCGGGCGGTCGTAGACGGGGCCGTCGACGGCGACGGTGCGCGGGTCGACGTTCACGATCTCCTGGCCCTGCCAGTCGATGACGAGACGGCCGGTGCCGGTGACCTCGCCCAGGACGCTGGTCTCGACCTCCCACTTGCCGACGACGCTCAGGAACTCGTCGAGCTTGTCGGGGCGGACGACCGCCATCATGCGCTCCTGGCTCTCCGACATCAGGATCTCCTCGGCCGTGAGCGTGGGGTCGCGCAGCAGGACGTCGTCGAGCGAGATGTGCATGCCGCCGTCGCCGTTGCTCGCGAGCTCGGACGTGGCGCAGGAGATGCCCGCGGCGCCGAGGTCCTGGATGCCCTCGACCAGTTCCTTCTGGAACAGCTCGAGGCAGCACTCGATCAGGACCTTCTCGGCGAAGGGGTCGCCGACCTGGACGGCGGGACGCTTGGTCGGCCCGCCCTCGGTGAAGGTGTCGGACGCCAGGATCGACGCGCCGCCGATGCCGTCGCCACCGGTGCGGGCACCGAACAGCACGACCTTGTTGCCGGCGCCGGACGCGTTCGCCAGGTGCAGGTCCTCGTGCCGCAGGACGCCGACCGCCAGGGCGTTGACCAGCGGGTTGCCCTGGTACACCGGGTCGAAGTAGGTCTCGCCGCCGATGTTCGGCAGGCCGAGGCAGTTGCCGTAGAACGAGATGCCACCGACGACGCCGTGCACGACGCGTGCGGTGTCCTCGTGGTCGATCGCGCCGAAGCGGAGCTGGTCCATCACGGCGACCGGGCGGGCGCCCATCGAGATGATGTCGCGGACGATGCCGCCGACGCCGGTCGCGGCGCCCTGGTACGGCTCGACGTAGGACGGGTGGTTGTGCGACTCGACCTTGAAGGTCACCGCCCAGCCGTTGCCGACGTCGACGACACCGGCGTTCTCGCCCATGCCGACCATCAGGTTCTTCGTCATCTCCGGCGTGACCTTCTTGCCGAACTGACGGAGGTAGTTCTTCGAGGACTTGTAGGAGCAGTGCTCGGACCACATGACGGAGTACATCGCCAGCTCGCCCGAGGTGGGGCGGCGGCCGAGGATCTCCTTGATGCGGGCGTACTCGTCCGGCTTCAGGCCGAGCGCGTCGTACGGCTGGTCCTTGTCGGGAGTCGCCGCGGCATCCTGCACGGTGTCGGGCTTCGGGCGCACGTAAGTCGTCACGGTGTTGTCGTTCCCTGTCACTGGAGTCGTGGCCGTCACTTGACGAGCGTCGACTCGATCACGGAGGTGAAGAAGGTGAGGCCGTCCGTGCCGGAGGCCATGGCAGCGGCGGTGTCCGGGCCGAACCCGGGCTCGGTCGCGTGCTCGGGGTGCGGCATCAGGCCCACGACGTTGCCGCGCTCGTTCGAGACGCCGGCGATGTCGTCGATCGACCCGTTCGGGTTCACGCCGACGTAGCGGAACACGACCTGGCCGTTGTCCTCGATGCGCTTGATCTCGTCGGCGTCGGCGACGAACCGGCCGTCGGCGTTCTTGAGCGGGATCGTGATCTCCTGCTGCGCGGTGAACCCGGAGGTCCAGGCGGTCGAGGTCGTCTCGACGCGGAGCTTCTGGTCGCGGCGGATGAACTGCTGGTGCGCGTTGCGGGTGTGTGCGCCGGGGACCAGACGGGCCTCGGCCAGCATCTGGAAACCGTTGCAGATGCCGAGCACGGGCATGCCCTTGCCGGCGGCGTCGATGACCTCGGCCATGATCGGCGCCTTCGCGGCGATCGCACCGGCGCGCAGGTAGTCGCCGTACGAGAACCCTCCGGGCAGCACGATGGCGTCGACGCCCTGCAGGTCGTGGTCGCCGTGCCAGAGGGCGACGGGGTCGGCGCCGGCGAGGCGGACCGCGCGCTGGGCGTCACGGTCGTCGAGGGAGCCGGGGAAGGTGATGACGCCGATGCGCATCCGGGTCACTGCCCTTCGACGGTGACCGAGACGACGTCCTCGATGACCGCGTTCGAGAAGACGTCGGCGGCGATGTCGCGGACCTCGGCCAGCTTGGCGTCGTCGACGGGGCCGTCGACGGTCACCTCGAAGCGCTTGCCGATGCGGACGTTGGTCAGGTCGGCCTTGCCCAGACGGGCGAGGGCGTTGCCCACCGCCTTGCCCTGGGGGTCGAGGATCTCAGCCTTGGGCATGACCTCGACGACGATCGTTGGCACGTGTTCTCTCCAGCGCTTCAGGGGTGGGGGACGCGACCAGTCTACGGGGCGCGCGCGACACGCCGGGACGGATCCGGGCCTCCTGTGGAGAACGTGCTGTGCGTTTGCTCACTTGTGTTCGACTCCGTATATTCGAAGTCGAATAGTCCAGTCGGAGGACTGCCGCATCGATCTGCCAGGAGGCCCGCATGGCGTCGCTCACGCCGCTCGCGTTCGCCGCGCTCGACCTGCTGAACGAGGCCCCGATGCACCCGTACGAGATGTTCCAGACGATGGTCCACCGGCAGGAGGAGCGGAACGTCAAGGTCCGCCCGGGCACCCTCTACCACCAGGTCGGGCGCCTCGCCGAGCTCGGGTTCGCCGAGGTCGTGGGGACCGACCGTGACGGCAACCGGCCGGAACGCACCACCTACACGATCACCGACGCCGGCCGCGCAGCACTCGCGGACGGTCTCCGCCGCATGGTGGCGGAGCCCGCGGACGAGTACCCGGAGTTCCACCTGGCGCTCTCCGTGCTCGAGAACCTGCCGCACACCGAGGCGGTCGATGCCGTCCGGGCCCGGATCGTCGCACTCGAACAAGAGCGCGACGACTACGACCAGGCACTCCAGCGCGTGCAGGCCAAGCAGCTGACCGAGCGGTACTGGCTCGACGTGTCGTACGTCCGTGCGATGCTCGCCGCGCAGATCGAGTGGCTCAGCACCACCGTCGACCGCATCGCCAGCGGCGACCTCCCCTGGGACGGCCCGGCCGTCCCCACAGACACTGACTTCCCCACGAACAGCAAGGACACCACTCGATGACCTCCGTCACGCCTCCGCGGACGACCGAGAAGAAGCCGTGGCCCGCCCTCTGGGCGCTCGTCGTCGGCTTCTTCATGATCCTCGTCGACTCGACCATCGTGTCGGTCGCCACCCCCACCATCGCCCAGGAGCTCGACGCGGACATCAACTCCGTGATCTGGGTGACGAGCGCGTACCTGCTCGCCTACGCCGTGCCGCTGCTCATCACCGGCCGCCTCGGTGACCGCTTCGGCCCGAAGGTCATGTACCAGATCGGCCTCGTGGTGTTCACGCTCGCCAGCCTCTGGTGCGGTCTGGCCGGCTCGATCGAGATGCTCATCGTGGCCCGCGTCGTGCAGGGTCTCGGCGCCGCGATGATGAGCCCGCAGACGATGTCCGTCATCACGCGCATCTTCCCGCCGCAGAACCGCGGTGCCGCGATGGGTCTCTGGGGTGCCGTCGCCGGTGTCGCCTCGCTCGTCGGCCCGATCGTCGGCGGCCTGCTCGTCGACGGCTTCGGCTGGGAGTGGATCTTCTTCGTGAACGTCCCCGTCGGTGTCGTGGCGTTCGTGCTCGCGCAGCGGTTCGTGCCGTCGTTCGACCGTCACGGGCACCGCTTCGACTACCTCGGCATCTTCCTGTCCGCGGCCGGCCTGTTCCTGCTCGTCTTCGGCATCCAGGAAGGCGAGACCTACGACTGGGGCGTCATCGCAGGGCCGATCTCGGTGTGGTCGCTCATCATCGTCGGGCTCGTGGTGCTCGCCGGGTTCGTCGTCTGGCAGGGCGTGCAGAAGGGCGAGCCGCTGCTTCCCCTCGGCCTGTTCAAGGACCGCAACTTCACCCTCGCCAACGTCGCCATCACGGCCGTCGGTGTCGCGATCGCCTCGTTCGCGCTGCCGATCATGCTCTGGGCGCAGGACGTCCTGCGGTTCTCGCCGACCCAGGCGGCACTGCTCCTCGTGCCGCAGGCCGTGCTGTCCGCCGGCCTCGCCCCGCTCGTCGGCAAGAACCTGAACCGGTGGAACCCGCGCTGGGTCGCCGCGTTCGGTCTCGCGTGCTTCTCGGCCGGACTGTTCTGGTTCGGCGCCCTGCTGTCGTCGGGCGCCGACTGGGGATGGGTGCTCCTGCCGAGCGCGCTCCTCGGCATCGCCAACGCCTGCATGTGGGGTCCGCTGTCGGTCTCGGCGACGCGCAACCTGCCGCCGAAGCTGGCCGGTGCCGGCTCGGGCGTCTACAACACGACTCGTCAGATCGGTGCCGTGCTCGGTTCGGCCGGCATCGCGGCGCTGATGGAGGCCCGGATCACCGCGAACTTCCCGGCCTCGACCGGTGGGACCTCGGCCGGTGGCGCCGAGCAGCAGGTCGGCGGACTGCCCGGGGCCCTGCTCGAGCCGTTCTCGCGGGCCATGGGTGAATCACTGTTCCTTCCGGCGATCGTGCTCATCGCGGCGATCGTGGCGGCGCTGTTCCTGGCGAAGCCGAAGCAGACCGTCGCCTGGCAGCAGACCGGTGGCGTGACCGCGCAGCCCGGCGCGGAGGGCACTGCGCCGGCCGAGGGCGACGCGAAGCCGACCGAGCACGGCGTGCACGCTGCGGCCGCTGCTCCGGCGACGGCCGAGGCCGAGCTCGCCGCCACCGAACACCACGGCAAGCACGCCGACGCCTGACCCGCGCCGACCACCCGGGCCCCGGGCTGCTCACACGGGCGGCCCGGGGTCCGCGTGCGTCCGGGGTCCGGGGTCCGGGGTCCGGGGCCCGGGCGCAGTCGTTGCGGCCGCGGGGTTGCGACACCGTCGATGACGTACGACATCGAGGTCGTCGTTCCGGGTCGGCGCCCGCGCGCTCAACCCCGGCGCTGCAGGTGCTCCCGCGTCAGCTCGTCGATCTGCTCGTCGGTCAGGGCGTCGACGGCGTGGGCCTCGCGGCGATCGGTCCGCTGCCACCGGATGAACAGCGAGATGAGCACGGGGATGTCCGCCACCTCGGCGATGAACCACAGCAGGTCGCCCGCCAGGTGCTGATCGCGCAGCGGCGACGGGAACCACGGCTGCCCCACGGCCTGCACCACCGACCCGTCGAGCACGTGGTTCGTGATCCGGAGCACGATGCCCGGCACCGCGTCGATCATCAGCTCCACGAAGGCGAGCAGGAACTCCGCGGTCACGAACGTCGACGATCGCAGCACACCGGGCTCGGACAGCGGAGCGAGCAACCCGAACCCGAGCATCGGAACCGTCACCGTGATCACGACGGCCCAGACGGACGATTCGCGCAGGGTCGCCGAGAACGGTGTCAGCAACAGGCCGAACAGGACGAGGGCGACGAGCGGCGCGACGATCGCGTTGCCGAGCAGGCGCACTGGACGCGACCGCATGGCGGCGTCGGCGGCGTGCGCGAGGCGATCCGGGCCTCCTGTCCGGAGCAACGAGACGGGCGCACCGAGCGCGGCGAAGGTGGGGACCGCGAAGAAGAGCAGGGCGGACCGCAGCACGAACGCCCACCGCAGCTGCTGGTCGTACACGCCGACGATGCCGAACTGCAGGATCCCGAACAGCACCAGTGCGGCGACGAAGGCGAGGGTGCGCCACCAGGGCCAGCGCGCGCCGCGACGTGCGGCGCCGATGATCCACCAGCCGTAGGCGACCGCGGCGACGGCGATCATCACCGCGGACAGGGGATCGAACCGCCAGGTGCTCCAGAACTCGGGTGTCGACGGCGTCGGGTGCCTCCAGGGGATCGGCCTGCCGCCATCCTCTGCCCGGCGCGTGTGCCGGTGCAGGCCCGATCGGCCCCGAACGGTGAGAACCGGTTCAGATCCGGGTGACGCCCCGGGCCGGCGTGGTCCGCGAGAGCAACCACACCCCGATCGGCACGGCCACGGCGCCGACGACCGCGACCGCGAATGACAGGTGCAGCTGCATCACCAGGAACGCCGGACCGATCGTGCAGAGCGCAGCGACAGCGACGACCGGCCAGGACGGGCGGTCGGCCGAGGGCAGCAGCCGGGGGAGTGGGCGGTCGAACCAGCGGAGTGCCCGAGCAACCCCGAGCGCGACGGCGAGCACCGCGACCAGCGCGATCAGCCGGGACGCCCACCACCCGCCGGAGCCCGGCGTCGGGAACGGCACCCCGACCAGCAGGGCGATCCCGTTCAGCGCGATGAAGAGCGGCAGGTGCCACAGGTAGATGGTCATGCCGTCGCGGCCGAGGACGAACACGGCGCCGAGCGCAGCCCTGGTGCGCATCAGGCGGGTGAGCGGAGCGTGCACGAGCTGGACCAGGCAGGCCTGCGCGATCGCGAGGAACGCCAGCGGGAGCATCGGCGGGTTGAGGTCCTGCAGCATGTCCGGTGCCCACAAACCGACCGAGGTCATCGGGACGAGCAGGGCGTAGGCGGCGACGGCCACCGCGAGCAGGAGCGCCTTCGACCGCCGAGCGAACCAGCCGTCGGCCCAGAGGAACCCGAGCTGTTGCGCGAAGAGCCACACCGGCCCGAGGTTGAGCAGTCCGACCTCGGCGACCCCGGTGGCCAGGCGGACCGCGTCGATCACCGCGGCGAGGACGAGCAACACGCCGAGGGTCGCCCAGGGCGCGCGCTCGTGGAACCGCATCATCAGCGGCACGCAGCACTGCGTGATGCCGTAGGCGGCGAGGAACCAGAGCGGTGAGCCGATACCGAACGCGACCTCGGCGAGGAGGTCCGGCGGGGTGCCGGCGGCCGTGGCCACACCGAGCCCGAGCGCGAGGAAGAGGAACAGCGGAACCGCGGGCCGGAACAGGCGCACGAGGCGGGTGGCCAGGTAGTCGCGAGCAGGGCTCGGCCCACCGCGGGCGACGGTGCTGCGCCAGCCGACTGCGCTCGCGAAGCCGCCGACCACGAAGAAGAGGGGCATCACCTGCCCGACCCAGGTGGCGGCGACGTACCACGGGAGTTCGTGCAGGGGGCTCGTCACCCGCGCTCCGTGGTCGTCGGACGCGACGCCGACCATCGTGACGTGCACGATGACGACGAGGACGACGCAGGCCGTCCGGATGAGGTCGACGACCAGGTCCCGCTTCGCGATGATCCCCCGGACGTCCGGTGCGCTGTTCGCCTGTTCAGACAGGCCGTGGCTGGTGGACATGTCGGGACGTTAGCGTGCGGAACGGTCGGTCCAGCGTTGGTCCAGCTGATCGCGACCGGATCGTGACACTTCGTATTCCGGTCGCGGCATGTGTCAGACCGCTGGTCCCCGGTGGAACCTCGTGTACAGTGAACGTGTTGTCTTGATTCCTGCAAAAGAAAGGCTCAGCATGGACGCCGACGCCGATCTGCTCCGCACCTCGGGCCTGCGGGTCACGACGCCGCGACTCGCGGTGCTGCGGGCCACCGAATCGATGCCGCACGCCACCGCCGACGACATCGTCACGGCGCTCACGGCAGAGCTCCCGACGACCAGTCACCAGGCCGTGTACGGCGTGCTCGCGGCGCTGACCGGCGTCGGACTCGTCCGACGCATCGAGCCGGCCGGCAGCCCCGCGCGGTACGAGCGACGGACCGGGGACAACCACCACCACATCGTCTGCACGCTGTGCGGCGCGATCGAGGACGTCGACTGCGCTGTCGGGCACTCGCCCTGCCTGACCCCGTCGGACGCGCACGGCTTCGCCGTCACCACCGCCGAGGTCACCTACTGGGGCATCTGCGAGCGGTGCGCCGCGGCCGAGCGCGACGACGCGGGCGATGACGCAGCCAGCGACGCAGGCGCACCCGGCGCACGCGCAAGCGCAGACGAGCCAGGCGCAAGCGCGCCCGACGCCCCGCGCGTCCCCTGAACCACCCGAGCACCCCTGACCGAACCAACCGTTCCACCCAAGGAGGAACCGTGTCCGACCAGAACACGACGCCCGGCCAGCCGGCCGGCACCCCCACCACGACCACCAACTCCGGCGCTCCCGTCTCGAGCGACGAGCACTCGATGGGCGTCGGGGCCGACGGCCCCCTCGCGCTGCACGACCACTACCTGGTCGAGAAGCTCGCCCAGTTCAACCGCGAGCGCGTGCCGGAGCGCGTCGTCCACGCGAAGGGCGGTGGTGCCTTCGGTACCTTCACCGTCACGCAGGACGTCAGCAAGTACACCCGCGCCGCGTTCCTGCAGCCGGGTCAGCAGACCGAGATGCTCACGCGCTTCTCGTCCGTCGCCGGTGAGCAGGGTTCGCCCGACACGTGGCGCGACCCCCGTGGTTTCGCGCTGAAGTTCTACACGTCCGAGGGCAACTACGACCTGGTCGGGAACAACACCCCGGTCTTCTTCATCCGCGACGGGCTCAAGTTCCCCGACTTCATCCGCTCGCAGAAGCGCTTGCCCGGCTCGCACCTGCGCGACCACGACATGCAGTGGGACTTCTGGACCCTGTCGCCCGAGTCCGCGCACCAGGTCACCTGGCTGATGGGCGACCGCGGCCTGCCCGCGTCGTGGCGTGAGATGGACGGCTTCGGCTCGCACACCTACCAGTGGATCAACGCCTCGGGCGAGCGCTTCTGGGTGAAGTACCACTTCCTGACCGAGCAGGGCCACAAGACCCTGACGCAGGAGGACGCAGACCGCATCGCCGGCGAGGACGCGGACTTCCACGTCCGCGACCTGCACGCCGCGATCGAGCGTGGCGACCACCCGCGCTGGACGCTCAAGGTGCAGATCATGCCCTACGCGGACGCCGAGTCGTACCGGTTCAACCCGTTCGACCTGACGAAGGTGTGGCCGCACGCGGACTACCCGCTCATCGAGGTCGGCACGATGGAGCTCAACCGCAACCCGGAGAACTACTTCGCCGAGATCGAGCAGGCGACGTTCGCCCCGTCGAACTTCGTGCCCGGCATCGCCGCCAGCCCGGACAAGATGCTCCTCGCGCGCATCTTCAGCTACGCGGACGCCCACCGCTACCGCGTCGGCACCAACCACGCGCAGCTGCCGGTGAACGCCCCGAAGAACGAGGTGCACTCGTACTCGAAGGACGGCGCGATGCGCTTCGACTTCCAGAAGTCCGAGGTGCCCGTGTACGCCCCGAACTCGCTCGGTGGTGCACACGCCGACCCGACCGCGACCGACGACGTGCCCGGCTGGGAGTCGGACGGCGCGCTGCAGCGCTCCGCCGCGACCCTCCACCCCGAGGACGACGACTTCGGCCAGGCCGGCACGATGGTCCGCGAGGTCCTCGACGACGCCGCCCGTGAGCGCCTGGTCGGCAACATCGCCGGTCACGTCTCGAAGGTGACGCGCGACGACCTGCGCGAGCGCGTGTTCGCGTACTGGACGAACGTCGACGCCGACCTCGGTGCGCGCGTGCGCGCCGCGGTCGTGCCGAGCGCGCCGGGTTCGAACGAGGACCCGGAGACGGTTGCGGTCGAGGCGTAGCCCAGCCAGCGCAGGGGCGTGAGCCCCGCTCCACCACCTGACGGACGGGAGGCACGGTGCCAGCTGGCACCGTGCCTCCCGTCCGTCTGTCGTTGCGTTCTAGACCTCTTGGCCGTTCAGCCAGATCGGGCCGGCTCGGGGAGGTGCCCAGTCCTCTTGCTAGACCTCTTGCCCGTTCAGCCAGATCGGGCCGGCCGGCCAGTCCTCGAGCGCTGCGGCCACCGGCCGCACCATCCAGCCGCCCTGCTCCGTGTTCGTGATGCCGGCGCCCTCGGCGGTGAACGCCGAGAAGGTGCCGACGACCTCGGGGAACTCGTGCCAGCCGAGCTTCGCGTAGAAGGGGATGCGGTTCTCGCCCGCGCCGAGGAAGCCGTACGGCACCGCGAGCCCGTCGAGCACGGCGTGCGTGCGCTCCATGAGCTCCCGGCCTCTGCCCGATCCCTGCAGCCGCGGGGACACGGCGACGAGGCCGGTGTCACCGACCAGGACATCGCGTCCGCCCACCGTGATGAACATGCGGCGGATCCCGACGTGTGCCAGGACGACGCCGTCCTGGTCGCGGGCGAGGACCCGGCGCTCGGGCTGCATGCCGGACCAGCTGCGGCCGCCCACGTACCAGTGGGACCAGTCCGGGAACGCCTGCGCGAGCAGTGCTGCGATCGCTTCGTGGTCCGGGAGCGAGAGGAAGCTCTCCTCGACCACCTCCCACCGGATGTCATCAGTCACGCGTCCATCCTGCACGGATGTGGTGCGGGTCGTTGCGTTCCCGTACTGAACGGTAATACGTTAACGGTGACATCGGAGTGATGTCGCAACGAAAGGGGAGATCGATGTTGATCAAGAACGTCGTGCTGGGTGCGGTCGCGCTGGGGAGTGTCGTGGGCGGTGGGATCGCGGTCGACACCGTGACGGCGCCGGAGGCGAGTGCTGCGTGCTACGGGTCGGTGACGTTGATGAAGGGGAAGAACAACTCCTGCGGCAACGGCGCGCGCCACTGGAACGCGATCAGGAACGCCCCCTCGAAGTACGGGGACTGGGTTGGCAAGGGCCGGGTTTCGGCCCAGAAGCTCTGCTGGGCGAACGTCGTTTCGTACGGCATGACGGCGCGGTAGATGCCCCGTCTGCTCGGTGTCCGCGGCGCCGTGTGCGTCGCGGTCGCCGCAGTCCTCGTCCTTTCTGGCTGCAGCCCCACTGCGGAGACCTCGAGGTCGTCGTCGAAGGCGACCCTTGAGTCGGCCGGGCCCTGGGCCGAAGAGTTCCGAGCCGCGCTCGATGACGGCGTGTCGGACTTCGAGTTCGAGATCCTCGCCGACGGTGACGTGACCACGGCCGAGCTCGAGGCCGCGCACGAGCGCGTGGGTCGGTGCCTCGCGGACTCCGGACTGCGGATCGACTACGACCCGGACGGTGGATTCGGCCTCGAATCGATCGATGGACGGTACCCCGACGACTTCTTCGAGCGCTCGGACCCGATCCTCCGAAGATGCGAGCAGACCGCCGACGAGTACGTCACGCAGCTCTTCGAGGAGACACGTCGCAATCCTCGACGTCTCGATGACGCGAAAATCACGGTTCCCTGCCTACGAGAAGCCGGTCTGGTTGGAAGGGGCTACACCGAGGAACAGTGGCGGAAGGACTACGACGCCGACACGTTGCCGTTCGACGAGACCAGCGATGCTGCGATCCAGTGCCGTTTGGATCCGCTCGGGCTCTGGCGGCGGTGATGCGCTTCCCGTCTGCCGCGCTCCTGGCGCTCGGGGCGATGGTGGTCGCGGCTTCGACGGCCGCCGCCATCGTGGTCGCTGTACCGGCCGAGGTCCCGGCTGCACTCCGGACGGCGACCCCCGCGAGCACTGTGCAGGTGACCGAGCGTACCGATGCCGATGAACGACAGGTGCAGCTCGCACTCGACACCGGTGCCCCGCGGGCGGTCGTGACGTCGCGGACCGGCACGGTGACGACGTCGACGTGCTCGACCGGGGTACCCGTGCGGAGCGGGGACGTCCTCGCGCGGCTCGACGGGCGGCCGGTG from Curtobacterium sp. MCJR17_020 includes:
- the purL gene encoding phosphoribosylformylglycinamidine synthase subunit PurL; translation: MTTYVRPKPDTVQDAAATPDKDQPYDALGLKPDEYARIKEILGRRPTSGELAMYSVMWSEHCSYKSSKNYLRQFGKKVTPEMTKNLMVGMGENAGVVDVGNGWAVTFKVESHNHPSYVEPYQGAATGVGGIVRDIISMGARPVAVMDQLRFGAIDHEDTARVVHGVVGGISFYGNCLGLPNIGGETYFDPVYQGNPLVNALAVGVLRHEDLHLANASGAGNKVVLFGARTGGDGIGGASILASDTFTEGGPTKRPAVQVGDPFAEKVLIECCLELFQKELVEGIQDLGAAGISCATSELASNGDGGMHISLDDVLLRDPTLTAEEILMSESQERMMAVVRPDKLDEFLSVVGKWEVETSVLGEVTGTGRLVIDWQGQEIVNVDPRTVAVDGPVYDRPVAYPTWIDALQADTAASLDRPADGPALKAQFLSLLGSPNLSSKNWVTNQYDTYVLGNTALSFPDDGGMIRVDEETGLGVAIATDANGRYCQLDPKQGARLALAEAYRNVAVTGAVPAAVTDCLNFGSPENPEVMWQFSEAVEGLADGCMELGIPVTGGNVSFYNQTGTTPIHPTPVVGVLGVIDDVAKRVPSGWQDDGHNIYLLGTTSLELDGSAWAGTVHGHLGGRPPAVDLGREKELAELLFAASGEQLLTSAHDLADGGLGQSLAESVLRFGLGARVVLDELESRDGVDTATALFSESTGRVIVTVRREDDVRFQGLCDGRGFPVLRIGVTDATSNALEVQGAFTATLDELRGTHNATLPARFGDVIVEDVTEGYVGRGPLDSDGAFSPRTDS
- the purQ gene encoding phosphoribosylformylglycinamidine synthase subunit PurQ; the encoded protein is MRIGVITFPGSLDDRDAQRAVRLAGADPVALWHGDHDLQGVDAIVLPGGFSYGDYLRAGAIAAKAPIMAEVIDAAGKGMPVLGICNGFQMLAEARLVPGAHTRNAHQQFIRRDQKLRVETTSTAWTSGFTAQQEITIPLKNADGRFVADADEIKRIEDNGQVVFRYVGVNPNGSIDDIAGVSNERGNVVGLMPHPEHATEPGFGPDTAAAMASGTDGLTFFTSVIESTLVK
- the purS gene encoding phosphoribosylformylglycinamidine synthase subunit PurS, which codes for MPTIVVEVMPKAEILDPQGKAVGNALARLGKADLTNVRIGKRFEVTVDGPVDDAKLAEVRDIAADVFSNAVIEDVVSVTVEGQ
- a CDS encoding PadR family transcriptional regulator — its product is MASLTPLAFAALDLLNEAPMHPYEMFQTMVHRQEERNVKVRPGTLYHQVGRLAELGFAEVVGTDRDGNRPERTTYTITDAGRAALADGLRRMVAEPADEYPEFHLALSVLENLPHTEAVDAVRARIVALEQERDDYDQALQRVQAKQLTERYWLDVSYVRAMLAAQIEWLSTTVDRIASGDLPWDGPAVPTDTDFPTNSKDTTR
- a CDS encoding DHA2 family efflux MFS transporter permease subunit, with product MTSVTPPRTTEKKPWPALWALVVGFFMILVDSTIVSVATPTIAQELDADINSVIWVTSAYLLAYAVPLLITGRLGDRFGPKVMYQIGLVVFTLASLWCGLAGSIEMLIVARVVQGLGAAMMSPQTMSVITRIFPPQNRGAAMGLWGAVAGVASLVGPIVGGLLVDGFGWEWIFFVNVPVGVVAFVLAQRFVPSFDRHGHRFDYLGIFLSAAGLFLLVFGIQEGETYDWGVIAGPISVWSLIIVGLVVLAGFVVWQGVQKGEPLLPLGLFKDRNFTLANVAITAVGVAIASFALPIMLWAQDVLRFSPTQAALLLVPQAVLSAGLAPLVGKNLNRWNPRWVAAFGLACFSAGLFWFGALLSSGADWGWVLLPSALLGIANACMWGPLSVSATRNLPPKLAGAGSGVYNTTRQIGAVLGSAGIAALMEARITANFPASTGGTSAGGAEQQVGGLPGALLEPFSRAMGESLFLPAIVLIAAIVAALFLAKPKQTVAWQQTGGVTAQPGAEGTAPAEGDAKPTEHGVHAAAAAPATAEAELAATEHHGKHADA
- a CDS encoding cytochrome c oxidase assembly protein — encoded protein: MIAVAAVAYGWWIIGAARRGARWPWWRTLAFVAALVLFGILQFGIVGVYDQQLRWAFVLRSALLFFAVPTFAALGAPVSLLRTGGPDRLAHAADAAMRSRPVRLLGNAIVAPLVALVLFGLLLTPFSATLRESSVWAVVITVTVPMLGFGLLAPLSEPGVLRSSTFVTAEFLLAFVELMIDAVPGIVLRITNHVLDGSVVQAVGQPWFPSPLRDQHLAGDLLWFIAEVADIPVLISLFIRWQRTDRREAHAVDALTDEQIDELTREHLQRRG
- a CDS encoding acyltransferase, translated to MSTSHGLSEQANSAPDVRGIIAKRDLVVDLIRTACVVLVVIVHVTMVGVASDDHGARVTSPLHELPWYVAATWVGQVMPLFFVVGGFASAVGWRSTVARGGPSPARDYLATRLVRLFRPAVPLFLFLALGLGVATAAGTPPDLLAEVAFGIGSPLWFLAAYGITQCCVPLMMRFHERAPWATLGVLLVLAAVIDAVRLATGVAEVGLLNLGPVWLFAQQLGFLWADGWFARRSKALLLAVAVAAYALLVPMTSVGLWAPDMLQDLNPPMLPLAFLAIAQACLVQLVHAPLTRLMRTRAALGAVFVLGRDGMTIYLWHLPLFIALNGIALLVGVPFPTPGSGGWWASRLIALVAVLAVALGVARALRWFDRPLPRLLPSADRPSWPVVAVAALCTIGPAFLVMQLHLSFAVAVVGAVAVPIGVWLLSRTTPARGVTRI
- a CDS encoding Fur family transcriptional regulator, with translation MDADADLLRTSGLRVTTPRLAVLRATESMPHATADDIVTALTAELPTTSHQAVYGVLAALTGVGLVRRIEPAGSPARYERRTGDNHHHIVCTLCGAIEDVDCAVGHSPCLTPSDAHGFAVTTAEVTYWGICERCAAAERDDAGDDAASDAGAPGARASADEPGASAPDAPRVP
- a CDS encoding catalase, which codes for MSDQNTTPGQPAGTPTTTTNSGAPVSSDEHSMGVGADGPLALHDHYLVEKLAQFNRERVPERVVHAKGGGAFGTFTVTQDVSKYTRAAFLQPGQQTEMLTRFSSVAGEQGSPDTWRDPRGFALKFYTSEGNYDLVGNNTPVFFIRDGLKFPDFIRSQKRLPGSHLRDHDMQWDFWTLSPESAHQVTWLMGDRGLPASWREMDGFGSHTYQWINASGERFWVKYHFLTEQGHKTLTQEDADRIAGEDADFHVRDLHAAIERGDHPRWTLKVQIMPYADAESYRFNPFDLTKVWPHADYPLIEVGTMELNRNPENYFAEIEQATFAPSNFVPGIAASPDKMLLARIFSYADAHRYRVGTNHAQLPVNAPKNEVHSYSKDGAMRFDFQKSEVPVYAPNSLGGAHADPTATDDVPGWESDGALQRSAATLHPEDDDFGQAGTMVREVLDDAARERLVGNIAGHVSKVTRDDLRERVFAYWTNVDADLGARVRAAVVPSAPGSNEDPETVAVEA
- a CDS encoding GNAT family N-acetyltransferase, with the translated sequence MTDDIRWEVVEESFLSLPDHEAIAALLAQAFPDWSHWYVGGRSWSGMQPERRVLARDQDGVVLAHVGIRRMFITVGGRDVLVGDTGLVAVSPRLQGSGRGRELMERTHAVLDGLAVPYGFLGAGENRIPFYAKLGWHEFPEVVGTFSAFTAEGAGITNTEQGGWMVRPVAAALEDWPAGPIWLNGQEV